In Erythrobacter litoralis HTCC2594, a single genomic region encodes these proteins:
- a CDS encoding putative 2OG-Fe(II) oxygenase: MSSAPAPQDFHARAVAAERAGNPAEALTILEEGLKAHPGHADLLNSAGNVCIRQGDPAKAAEFFAAALEARPSTVDFAINLSIALCGSGKPQAAVAAMAPFENQGREAVRYCSARAAAERQAGNPAAAAEWYDLCLALDPNHARGLHGRARTAIERGEADAVARVDAALAVNSGDADIWLAKAQALDVAGDRQGAREIAEQLVEQAPHWLEGLRFLAQLRHAAGDKEWCNHYTLAAMSVQQDPNIPADHISVLAGLDYAADAANVAAEARQRFPQIPQFALLEAVNAGAAGDDARADTIFAELALESADRFVQEARHRLRLGQVDRAHAALDRALAEQPWDISAWALRGIAWRLEGDDRAAWLHEQEGLVGLEPLVEADSVLPPAIAKLHQLHDNSPMPLGQSLRGGSQTRGILFHRTEPEFAALQDAILATLENYRSGLPPLDEAHPLLRHRETPWRILGSWSVRLLGGGDHHTAHIHPQGIVSSACYLELPEGRGKGEGDLEVGRPAPDLRVDLGPVRVIEPKVGHLALFPSTLYHGTTPFGPSRRMTVAFDVVTRED, from the coding sequence GTGAGCAGCGCCCCCGCCCCGCAGGATTTCCACGCCCGCGCGGTTGCTGCCGAACGCGCCGGCAATCCTGCCGAGGCGCTCACCATTCTCGAAGAGGGGCTGAAGGCGCATCCCGGCCATGCCGACCTGCTCAACAGCGCAGGCAATGTCTGCATCCGGCAGGGTGACCCGGCCAAGGCCGCCGAATTCTTCGCCGCCGCGCTTGAGGCTCGCCCAAGTACGGTCGATTTCGCCATAAATCTCAGCATTGCCCTGTGCGGCAGCGGCAAACCACAGGCAGCCGTTGCTGCGATGGCTCCGTTCGAAAACCAGGGACGGGAGGCCGTGCGCTACTGCTCAGCCAGGGCTGCGGCGGAGCGGCAAGCGGGCAATCCTGCAGCAGCAGCCGAGTGGTACGATCTGTGCCTCGCGCTCGATCCGAACCATGCGCGCGGGTTGCACGGACGGGCACGAACCGCGATCGAACGCGGCGAGGCCGATGCGGTGGCGCGGGTCGATGCCGCGTTGGCGGTCAATTCAGGCGATGCGGACATCTGGCTTGCGAAGGCGCAGGCGCTCGATGTCGCCGGCGATCGGCAGGGCGCGCGCGAGATCGCAGAGCAATTGGTCGAGCAGGCGCCGCACTGGCTCGAAGGGCTGCGCTTCCTCGCCCAGCTCCGCCACGCCGCGGGCGACAAGGAGTGGTGCAACCACTACACATTGGCAGCGATGAGCGTGCAGCAGGATCCCAACATCCCTGCCGATCACATCTCCGTGCTCGCCGGGCTGGACTACGCGGCAGACGCGGCAAACGTCGCCGCAGAGGCGCGCCAGCGGTTTCCGCAGATCCCGCAATTCGCTCTTCTCGAAGCGGTGAATGCCGGGGCCGCGGGCGATGATGCTCGGGCGGACACAATCTTCGCCGAACTCGCCTTGGAAAGCGCGGACCGCTTCGTGCAGGAAGCCCGGCATCGCTTGCGGCTGGGGCAGGTCGACCGCGCGCACGCTGCGTTGGACAGGGCGCTGGCGGAGCAACCCTGGGATATTTCCGCCTGGGCGCTGCGCGGAATCGCGTGGCGGCTGGAGGGCGACGATCGCGCGGCGTGGCTGCACGAGCAGGAGGGTCTGGTCGGGCTCGAGCCGCTGGTCGAGGCCGATAGCGTGCTGCCGCCAGCCATCGCCAAGCTTCATCAACTGCACGATAATTCCCCCATGCCCTTGGGCCAGTCGCTGCGCGGCGGGTCGCAGACGCGCGGCATCCTGTTTCACCGCACCGAACCGGAATTCGCGGCGCTGCAAGACGCGATCCTTGCGACGCTGGAAAACTATCGCAGCGGCCTGCCGCCGCTCGACGAGGCACATCCGCTGTTGCGGCATCGCGAGACGCCGTGGCGGATCCTCGGCTCCTGGTCGGTGCGACTGCTGGGTGGCGGGGATCATCATACCGCGCATATCCATCCGCAGGGGATCGTCAGCTCCGCCTGCTACCTCGAACTGCCGGAGGGGCGCGGCAAGGGCGAAGGCGACCTCGAAGTGGGCCGCCCTGCCCCCGACCTGCGTGTCGATCTGGGGCCGGTCCGCGTGATCGAACCCAAGGTCGGCCACCTCGCACTGTTTCCCAGCACGCTCTATCACGGCACCACGCCCTTCGGGCCGTCGCGGCGGATGACGGTTGCTTTCGACGTCGTAACTCGCGAGGACTGA
- a CDS encoding MarR family winged helix-turn-helix transcriptional regulator: MASDMTHAPVLADFLPYQLSIASNAVSGRIAELYQARFELKISEWRIMAVLGEADALTQRELAARTLMDKVAVNRACKVLEDRGLVARRPNEEDGRSHHVALTGEGREIYGQIMPLARDVERQLLEPFAEEERDMLRDLLGRLREASLKIEAAGD; the protein is encoded by the coding sequence ATGGCCAGCGACATGACTCATGCCCCGGTCCTTGCGGACTTTCTGCCCTACCAGCTCTCGATCGCATCCAATGCGGTCAGTGGGCGCATTGCCGAACTTTACCAGGCGCGCTTCGAGCTCAAGATCAGCGAATGGCGGATCATGGCGGTGTTGGGGGAGGCCGACGCCCTGACCCAGCGCGAACTGGCTGCCCGCACTCTGATGGACAAAGTGGCGGTGAACCGAGCGTGCAAGGTGCTGGAGGATCGGGGCCTCGTCGCGCGTCGCCCCAACGAGGAAGACGGTCGTTCTCACCATGTCGCGCTGACCGGCGAGGGGCGGGAGATCTACGGCCAGATCATGCCGCTCGCGCGCGATGTCGAGCGGCAATTGCTGGAGCCCTTCGCTGAAGAAGAACGCGATATGCTGCGCGACCTGCTCGGGCGCTTGCGCGAAGCCTCGCTCAAAATAGAAGCGGCGGGAGACTAG
- a CDS encoding crotonase/enoyl-CoA hydratase family protein: MTDYTQILVDKADGIATVTLNRPEKMNAFTGTIMSEIITAMDDLDEDDDVRAVIFTGAGDRAFCAGADLTPEGGGRVFSDPNEVDDLSDERVRDGGGRLTLRLFDSKKPLIAACNGAAVGVGSTMQLPMDIRLASDNARYGFVFARRGIVPEAASSWFLPKLVGISQALEWCYSGRVFDAQEALAGGLVRSVHPQAELMDVARGIAREIADNTSAVSVSMTRAMMWRLPSGDHPMDAHRIDSRAIYRLSRGKDAAEGIASFLEKREPNYPGKVSEDMPDFYPWWDQPEYK, from the coding sequence ATGACCGACTACACCCAGATCCTCGTCGACAAGGCGGATGGCATCGCCACCGTCACGCTCAACCGTCCGGAGAAGATGAACGCTTTCACCGGCACGATCATGAGCGAGATCATCACGGCGATGGACGATCTCGACGAGGACGACGATGTCCGCGCGGTGATCTTCACCGGGGCCGGAGACCGGGCCTTCTGTGCCGGGGCCGACCTGACGCCCGAAGGCGGGGGTCGCGTGTTCTCCGACCCCAACGAAGTCGATGACCTGTCCGACGAGCGCGTGCGCGACGGCGGCGGGCGGCTGACGCTGCGGCTGTTCGACAGCAAGAAGCCGCTGATCGCGGCCTGCAACGGCGCGGCGGTGGGGGTCGGTTCGACCATGCAATTGCCGATGGATATCCGCCTTGCGAGCGACAACGCGCGCTACGGCTTCGTCTTTGCGCGGCGCGGGATCGTGCCGGAAGCGGCGTCGAGCTGGTTTCTGCCCAAGCTCGTCGGCATCAGCCAGGCGCTGGAGTGGTGCTATTCGGGCCGGGTGTTCGATGCGCAGGAAGCGCTCGCCGGGGGCCTGGTGCGTTCGGTCCATCCGCAGGCCGAACTGATGGACGTGGCGCGCGGGATTGCACGAGAAATCGCCGACAACACCTCGGCTGTTTCGGTGTCGATGACCCGCGCGATGATGTGGCGCCTGCCGTCGGGCGATCACCCGATGGACGCGCACCGCATCGATAGCCGCGCGATCTATCGCCTGTCTCGGGGCAAGGATGCGGCGGAAGGTATCGCCAGCTTCCTCGAGAAGCGCGAACCGAACTATCCCGGCAAGGTCAGCGAAGACATGCCGGACTTCTATCCCTGGTGGGACCAGCCCGAATACAAGTGA
- a CDS encoding acetyl-CoA C-acetyltransferase: MTTAYIVEAVRTAGGRRGGRLAGVHPVDLLAKSLDAVVERSGVDPAAIDDVVTGCVSQAGEQAMQVGRMGVLASKHLPQSTPAVTIDRQCGSSQQAIQFAAQAVMSGTQDAVIASGVESMSRVPMGSNATFHMKEGLGHYKSPGLEEKYPKVQFSQFMGAEMIANKHGFDKDQLDSFALGSHAKAIKATETGAFKAEIVPVEVETPEGEQMHTVDEGIRFDATLDGIAGVKLISTEGKITAATSSQICDGSSAVLVVSEEFLKTHNLTPLARIHNLTVTAGDPVIMLEEPLFATDKALERAGMKIDDIDLYEVNEAFAPVPLAWLKHTGADPDKLNVHGGAIALGHPLGASGTKLMATLVHALKRHDKKYGLQTMCEGGGVANVTIVEAV; encoded by the coding sequence ATGACCACCGCCTATATCGTCGAAGCCGTTCGTACCGCGGGGGGCCGTCGTGGAGGCCGCCTGGCCGGTGTCCACCCGGTCGACCTGCTGGCGAAATCGCTCGATGCGGTGGTCGAGCGCAGCGGAGTGGATCCGGCGGCCATTGACGATGTGGTGACCGGCTGCGTCAGCCAGGCTGGTGAGCAGGCGATGCAGGTTGGCCGCATGGGCGTGCTGGCCTCCAAGCACCTGCCGCAATCGACCCCGGCGGTGACGATCGATCGCCAGTGCGGTTCGTCGCAGCAGGCGATCCAGTTCGCGGCGCAAGCGGTGATGAGCGGGACGCAGGATGCGGTGATCGCCAGCGGCGTCGAAAGCATGAGCCGGGTGCCGATGGGCTCGAACGCGACCTTCCACATGAAGGAAGGGCTGGGCCATTACAAATCGCCGGGCCTCGAAGAGAAATACCCGAAGGTTCAGTTCAGCCAGTTCATGGGCGCGGAAATGATCGCCAACAAGCATGGCTTCGACAAGGACCAGCTCGACAGCTTCGCGCTCGGCAGTCATGCGAAGGCGATCAAGGCGACCGAAACCGGCGCTTTCAAAGCCGAGATCGTCCCGGTCGAAGTGGAAACACCCGAAGGCGAGCAGATGCACACTGTGGATGAAGGCATCCGCTTCGATGCCACTTTGGACGGCATTGCCGGCGTCAAGCTGATCAGCACGGAAGGAAAGATCACCGCCGCCACCTCCAGCCAGATCTGCGACGGGTCGAGCGCTGTGCTGGTGGTGAGCGAGGAATTCCTCAAGACCCACAACCTCACCCCGCTGGCGCGCATTCACAACCTGACGGTGACGGCCGGTGATCCGGTCATCATGCTGGAAGAGCCGCTGTTCGCCACGGACAAGGCGCTGGAGCGCGCGGGCATGAAGATCGACGATATCGATCTTTACGAAGTCAACGAAGCCTTTGCGCCGGTGCCGCTGGCGTGGCTCAAGCACACTGGCGCGGACCCGGACAAGCTCAACGTCCATGGCGGCGCGATCGCGCTAGGCCACCCGCTGGGGGCTTCCGGCACCAAGCTGATGGCGACACTCGTCCATGCGCTCAAGCGCCATGACAAGAAGTACGGCCTGCAGACGATGTGCGAAGGCGGCGGTGTCGCCAATGTGACGATTGTCGAGGCGGTTTAG
- a CDS encoding 5'-methylthioadenosine phosphorylase (Catalyzes the reversible phosphorolysis of 5'-deoxy-5'- methylthioadenosine (MTA) to adenine and 5-methylthio-D-ribose-1- phosphate): MSNWHIGVLGGSGLYEGIALEEQQEIEVSSPFGAPSGPVTTGRIGDVRLTFLARHGAGHRLSPDSVNYRANVDVMKRCGVTDLLAISAIGSLREELAPGSFVAVDQFIDRTLGSRPSSFFGVGLVGHVALSDPVCTRLSGLAADAAEAAGATVHRGGTYLAMEGPQFSTRAESRMYRAWGGDVIGMTGMPEAKLAREAELPYAMLAMVTDYDSWRDDQAGVETVDILKVLQANADMARKTMLQLVSSLPATREPSPHDTALEYAILTTPEQRDPVLVAKLDAVAGRVLG, translated from the coding sequence ATGAGCAATTGGCATATCGGCGTCCTTGGCGGATCGGGTCTGTACGAGGGGATCGCGCTGGAAGAACAGCAGGAGATCGAGGTTTCCTCACCGTTCGGCGCACCTTCCGGCCCGGTCACTACCGGGCGAATCGGCGATGTGCGGCTGACCTTTCTTGCACGCCACGGGGCCGGGCACCGCCTGTCGCCCGACAGCGTCAATTATCGCGCCAATGTGGATGTGATGAAGCGCTGCGGGGTGACGGACCTGCTCGCGATCAGCGCGATCGGGAGCCTGCGCGAGGAGCTGGCACCCGGCAGTTTCGTGGCCGTCGACCAGTTCATCGATCGCACGCTGGGCAGCAGACCGTCCAGCTTCTTCGGCGTAGGGCTGGTGGGGCATGTCGCGCTCTCCGATCCGGTCTGCACAAGACTGTCGGGCCTCGCCGCCGACGCTGCCGAAGCGGCGGGCGCAACTGTGCATCGCGGCGGGACCTATTTGGCAATGGAGGGTCCGCAATTCTCGACCCGCGCCGAAAGCCGCATGTACCGCGCGTGGGGCGGAGACGTCATCGGGATGACGGGCATGCCCGAGGCCAAGCTCGCGCGCGAAGCGGAGCTGCCGTACGCCATGCTCGCCATGGTCACCGATTACGACAGCTGGCGCGATGACCAGGCGGGCGTAGAGACGGTCGATATCCTCAAGGTTCTGCAGGCCAATGCGGATATGGCAAGAAAGACCATGTTACAGCTGGTCTCGTCGTTACCCGCTACGCGCGAGCCAAGTCCGCATGACACCGCACTCGAATATGCGATCTTGACCACGCCGGAGCAGCGCGATCCGGTGCTCGTCGCCAAGCTCGATGCCGTAGCCGGACGGGTGCTGGGGTAA
- a CDS encoding class I SAM-dependent methyltransferase, which yields MAHDSEAAWGDFWARQSGQQRGGCLPEGWRGIDAVQQEAWHGFAADLPQGARVLDLATGDGRVMRWMLDTRPDLECTGVDLAPSLPPPPKGTTVKSGIPMEELPFDDGSFEAVVSQFGFEYGDMAKTAHEIARVLAPGGTVALMTHRLEGPILAHNKARRMQIGWALERKDVIGVAKRSLALRAGGVAAVPMEITQAVQEGAHRFGPQSAAWEISEAVRRTLLAPAHVPAAQLAATLDQIGVQAANEMGRIASLEAACRTAADEDAWATAFEAAGFVSASSAPLAEAQESAPFAEFRLLTLA from the coding sequence ATGGCACACGACAGCGAAGCAGCCTGGGGCGACTTCTGGGCCCGGCAAAGCGGGCAGCAGCGCGGTGGGTGTCTGCCAGAAGGCTGGCGCGGCATCGACGCAGTCCAGCAAGAAGCGTGGCACGGCTTCGCAGCCGACTTGCCGCAAGGCGCGCGCGTGCTGGATCTGGCCACGGGCGACGGCCGGGTGATGCGCTGGATGCTCGACACCCGGCCCGACCTGGAATGCACAGGCGTCGATCTGGCGCCGAGCCTGCCGCCCCCGCCGAAAGGCACGACAGTCAAATCCGGCATTCCCATGGAAGAGCTGCCGTTCGATGATGGAAGTTTCGAAGCTGTCGTAAGCCAGTTCGGCTTTGAATATGGCGATATGGCCAAGACCGCGCATGAGATTGCGCGCGTGCTGGCGCCGGGCGGCACGGTGGCGCTGATGACGCACCGGCTCGAGGGCCCGATCCTCGCCCACAACAAAGCGCGGCGGATGCAGATCGGCTGGGCATTGGAGCGCAAGGATGTCATCGGCGTTGCCAAGCGAAGTCTCGCCTTGCGCGCAGGCGGCGTAGCTGCCGTCCCGATGGAAATCACGCAGGCGGTGCAGGAAGGCGCGCATCGCTTCGGGCCGCAATCAGCAGCGTGGGAAATTTCCGAAGCGGTGCGGCGCACCTTGCTGGCCCCGGCACATGTCCCGGCTGCCCAACTCGCGGCGACACTCGATCAGATCGGCGTGCAGGCCGCCAATGAAATGGGGCGGATCGCATCGCTGGAAGCCGCTTGCAGAACCGCGGCGGATGAAGATGCGTGGGCGACTGCATTCGAGGCTGCAGGCTTTGTATCGGCAAGCAGCGCGCCGCTGGCCGAAGCGCAAGAATCGGCCCCCTTTGCCGAATTTCGCCTCCTGACGCTGGCGTAA
- a CDS encoding type II secretion system F family protein: MIQNSSGPTLLGVDVILVGSILAGLAALAVMMAIYAAVTIKDPMAKRVKALNERRDELKAGIVKSSGKKRQSLVRKTDQTEKVKDTLQNMKVLQQSQIEVIQQKLAHAGIRNKELAVVVIGARLVLPIVLGGIVALVVYGLDFFPEWGAMKRYAALVVAMGLGYKGPEMLLKNKAAKRTDAIRKGLPDALDLLVICAEAGLTVDAAFNRVAKELGRAYPELGDEFALTAIELSFLTERKQAFDNLAYRVDLEAVKGVVTTMVQTERYGTPLASALRVLSAEFRNERMMRAEEKAARLPAIMTVPLILFILPVLFIVILGPAACSISDAFSM, translated from the coding sequence ATGATCCAGAATTCATCCGGCCCCACCCTGCTCGGTGTTGACGTTATTCTCGTCGGCTCGATCCTTGCCGGCCTCGCAGCGCTTGCCGTCATGATGGCGATCTATGCCGCCGTGACAATCAAGGATCCCATGGCCAAGCGCGTCAAGGCCCTCAACGAGCGTCGCGACGAGCTGAAAGCCGGTATCGTCAAGTCGAGCGGCAAGAAGCGCCAGAGCCTGGTCCGCAAGACCGACCAGACCGAAAAGGTCAAGGACACGCTGCAGAATATGAAGGTTCTGCAGCAGAGCCAGATCGAAGTCATCCAGCAGAAGCTGGCGCATGCGGGCATCCGCAACAAGGAACTCGCGGTCGTCGTTATCGGGGCGCGGCTGGTTCTGCCGATCGTTCTCGGCGGGATCGTCGCCCTGGTCGTCTATGGCCTCGACTTCTTCCCCGAATGGGGCGCGATGAAGCGCTATGCCGCGCTCGTGGTCGCGATGGGCCTGGGTTACAAGGGCCCGGAGATGCTGCTCAAGAACAAGGCAGCAAAACGCACCGACGCAATCCGCAAGGGCCTGCCCGATGCACTCGACCTGCTGGTCATCTGCGCGGAAGCCGGCCTCACGGTCGACGCTGCCTTCAACCGCGTCGCCAAGGAACTGGGGCGTGCCTATCCGGAACTGGGCGACGAATTTGCGCTCACCGCCATCGAACTCTCGTTCCTGACCGAACGCAAGCAGGCCTTCGACAACCTCGCCTATCGCGTCGATCTCGAAGCGGTCAAAGGCGTAGTGACCACCATGGTGCAGACCGAACGCTATGGTACGCCGCTGGCCTCGGCCTTGCGCGTGCTTTCCGCCGAATTCCGCAACGAGCGCATGATGCGCGCCGAGGAAAAGGCCGCGCGCCTGCCCGCGATCATGACCGTTCCGCTGATCCTGTTCATCCTGCCGGTCCTGTTCATCGTCATCCTCGGTCCGGCGGCCTGTTCGATCAGCGACGCATTCTCGATGTAA
- a CDS encoding SDR family NAD(P)-dependent oxidoreductase has product MEVSANTPAVVTGGASGLGEATARALAAKGAKVAIFDMNEEKGEAVAKDIGGVFCKVNVTSDEEVDAGFAKARDAHGQERILVNCAGIGNAIKTASRDKQTGEIKHFPISAFDFVIQVNLIGTFRCIAKSAAGMMSLDPLSDEGDRGAIVNTASVAAEDGQMGQAAYSASKGGVVGMTLPIARDLMREGIRVNTILPGIFNTPLMNAAPPQVKEALAASVPFPKRLGNAEEYANLAMCMIETGYFNGEDVRLDGAIRMAPR; this is encoded by the coding sequence ATGGAAGTATCAGCCAACACCCCCGCCGTCGTGACCGGTGGTGCATCGGGCCTCGGCGAGGCCACCGCCCGCGCGCTCGCTGCCAAGGGCGCGAAGGTCGCCATCTTCGACATGAACGAAGAGAAGGGCGAAGCCGTCGCCAAGGATATCGGCGGCGTGTTTTGCAAGGTCAATGTGACCAGCGATGAAGAGGTCGACGCCGGTTTCGCCAAGGCCCGCGACGCGCACGGGCAGGAGCGCATCCTGGTCAACTGCGCCGGCATCGGCAATGCGATCAAAACCGCCAGTCGCGACAAGCAGACCGGTGAAATCAAGCATTTCCCGATTTCGGCTTTCGACTTCGTGATCCAGGTGAACCTGATCGGCACCTTCCGCTGCATCGCCAAGTCGGCCGCCGGGATGATGAGCCTCGACCCGCTTTCGGACGAAGGCGATCGCGGCGCTATCGTGAACACCGCTTCGGTCGCGGCTGAAGACGGGCAGATGGGCCAGGCCGCCTATTCGGCATCGAAGGGCGGCGTCGTCGGCATGACCCTGCCGATCGCGCGCGACCTCATGCGCGAAGGCATCCGCGTGAATACCATCCTGCCGGGCATCTTCAACACTCCGCTGATGAACGCCGCCCCGCCGCAGGTGAAGGAAGCGCTCGCCGCCAGCGTCCCGTTCCCCAAGCGGCTCGGCAATGCGGAAGAATACGCCAATCTCGCCATGTGCATGATCGAGACCGGCTATTTCAACGGCGAGGACGTCCGCTTGGACGGCGCCATCCGCATGGCACCGCGGTAA
- a CDS encoding 2OG-Fe(II) oxygenase: MAKKLFEINPDLDRAELAARFAHDTRVQVRDFLTEETAKEIRSILQTATPWGLAMQADGSGQDGPQQVLPQQMNTREGQQRAQALGAATDKAAAQGKYAFRYAQYPILQAVQEGWNPGSPHELILEYINAPDFIQLARDITGFDDLVKADGQATLYARQHFLGRHIDSHVAEGWKVAYVMNFTIDDWHPDWGGYLQFLDEDGNIEQGFLPRFNSLNLLLVPQPHSVSIVAPFAPLGRYAITGWLRDR; this comes from the coding sequence ATGGCGAAGAAGCTCTTCGAGATTAATCCGGACCTGGACCGGGCCGAACTGGCGGCGCGTTTCGCACACGACACGCGCGTGCAGGTGCGCGATTTTCTCACAGAAGAAACGGCCAAAGAAATCCGTTCGATCCTGCAGACGGCAACGCCGTGGGGCCTCGCAATGCAGGCCGACGGCTCGGGGCAGGACGGGCCGCAGCAGGTCCTGCCGCAGCAGATGAACACCCGCGAAGGACAGCAGCGCGCGCAGGCACTGGGCGCAGCCACCGACAAGGCAGCAGCGCAAGGCAAGTACGCTTTCCGCTATGCGCAATATCCGATCCTGCAGGCGGTGCAGGAAGGCTGGAACCCGGGCAGCCCGCACGAGCTTATCCTCGAATACATCAACGCGCCGGACTTCATCCAGCTGGCGCGCGACATCACCGGTTTCGACGATCTGGTTAAGGCCGATGGGCAGGCGACGCTCTACGCCAGGCAGCACTTCCTCGGGCGCCATATCGACAGCCACGTCGCCGAGGGGTGGAAGGTCGCCTACGTGATGAACTTCACCATCGACGACTGGCATCCCGACTGGGGTGGGTATCTCCAATTCCTGGACGAGGATGGCAACATCGAACAGGGCTTCCTGCCGCGCTTCAACTCGCTCAACCTGCTGCTGGTGCCGCAGCCGCATTCGGTCAGTATCGTGGCGCCCTTCGCGCCGCTGGGGCGCTATGCCATCACCGGCTGGCTGCGCGACCGGTGA